The genomic DNA AGTTTGTTGGTAACTGGATCTGGAGATAATATTTTTTGCACCATTCCATTCTTATTTCGGAACAACTGAATTCAACATTTATTTAACTGCATCTTTGCTGAATAATGAGCAGTGTGGAATTGTCTGGTCCTTATGAAAATGAAATGCTAAATATTAACGGCAACCCCATAACTTTGGATGACATACTGGAGGACACAAGTTTCTACGTCAACTCGAGCTTGTTTCCGATGCCGAAAGATCCAGGTACGTGAGTCGACTTAGACAATAAATTACTGCAAGGTAGTGGTTACTAAATTAAAACTTGACTGTTTTCATTGTGATGGCAAATGATTGTGTGCAAATAACAATGAAAACAGCGTGGCACAATTTGTTTAACCAATACACTACTATTTTCGGCGTAGGTGTTCATCAATTTCTTGCAAACTCTTGACTCAAGTTTTTTACATTCTCTGGGCTTGCGCCAGAGTTTCGGAAACTTTCCGCGGTAAGATGGTAATTATCTTTCGTGTCATCAGCCTTAACACTTTATTGTGAAAAAGGGCAATCTGTCACTGTCCGCTGAGAGATTGCGCCATCGAATTTTAATGATTTCCTACAGATGTAGTAATAACTATATATCAAGTAATTTTCATGTCGACGTCTTTAACGCAAACTTTCCAAGTCAAGATTTGGGCTTTTATCGATGTAAAGCTTAACATTTTCTTGTGGGTAGCGAGTAGTGTCATGTCGTGTTGAAATGTTGCTAagtatatttattattttatattgaaCTGGACTATGCCTAAAGCGATCGACTTGTAAACTCGCCGTGCGGAAACGGTTTGACAGAAATATCGCAATACATAACCGAAAagttgatctttttctttgtatgATTAGTGTTGAATCATTCGGATTATTGTTTGCTGACTCACCGTTCTATAAATGACTTCGTGAAATCACGAGTCGCTTAACGTTTATTCGTCCAGTATTTggatttgcattttttaagaAGCCTTTTTCAGCATGTATGCCAACAGAAGAGCGGGCAGTATTGGCAATTTTCAACTAGAATATACCTTCCGAATTTTGGTACTTAGATTTCATTGTTCTTTGTCAGGAAGTCATGTTGATGAGCATTCTGTGATGATCTTCAGATCAAGTCACAATCCGGTCTCAATGTCACGTGCAATAAAACTCATATCGCAATCACAAATTCAAACGGTATTTCATCAAGAAACTTCATTGGTTGACCATAACTAAATATGAACTGTATCAAAGTCATTTTTCACACCGGAAATTCAGTCTTTAGACTAAGCATATCACTAATGAGATTAAGATGGAATTTGCTTGCAGCTGCAAGGAGAAAAAAGTATGGGTTCACTGCCTATGCTATCGTGAAGGCGTACCATATTTTTGCAACATTTCTTTGAAGGTTTTCGAAATGTGTGTGGTGGGAAGTCAGTCTCTTGTCCTGAACTTTCAAGAATGTAAAAGGCTGGTCACACCAAAATGCAGATTGCAGACtttgcagaccaggggtaaaatatggtgttaccctcactattattgcGAGCTAAcagtaaacaggctaacctgaatgttatttaggtcTAATCAGGCTAACCGAacgttatttaggcctaattcaggctaactgaattttcattttacagacggtctgcacagtctgcagtctgcgtttttcagtgtctgGTAAAAGGCGGACATAGTGGATACGACCAGTTTCGAAGAACATAAAAGACCTTATTCCAGTGTAGGACCAATGCAAGTAGTTCTTGGTCAACCTTCATTCGTGTTCTTTGATGTGAAATATATTGACCTCATATTTGTTCGTGTAGACTGCAATATGAAAACAAATCAGGTTTACATATTTTAAGTTACAGATAACGTGATGCAGGTGACCATTTCCTGCTGGATAAAAACTGCTAAACGATTAGTGGTTTCCAAAAATTCTCTATCAATAAAATttcttgaaattgaaattgttaTCTAATAAAGGTAGTGAGCCATTTGGTTATCAGTTTAGCTCCTTGATTTATGAACTATTTCACGTCACAAATACTGACGTCAAAGGGATAACCCTTGTCAGCTGTTATATTTGTCACAGGCCTCCTTCTTCAAGTGCCACTACAAGAACTTATATTCTGCAGTTAACCCCAAAATTCTGTTCAGTGGTCAAAAATTGTTGTCACAAAATGATTTTGCTTTGATTTATCTGTACTGAATATTCAAATTTCGGAATGATTTCTCATAGCTTTTTTTAGACAAAATGCCATGTCTAATCCTGCATTTTCTAACAGTACTTTAACTGAAAAcgtttggaaagaaaaatgatGTGGGACTGATATTATCAGGGATCATATTATCTGATCTTTACTGTGAAAAACCAAGCTTATAGCAACCTTGATTTGTTTACGATTGTTAAAGTCATGGTCCACTATGATGTACATTGTAATTGCTCATTTGTTTATTGCAAGTATTATTAGTGATCATGTGATCTTGGAAAGTTGATTGAAAAACTCTGTCTTGTAACCAAATCTGAAGGTCGCTTTTGCCACTGTTTGTTTACACTTAAATTATTCAACTGTTGGTCACTTTGTCTGTTTCAAGTTTGAGACGAAAACGTTTCCTTCATTTGAGCCGGCTACGTCGTACGACCTCTTGTTACGCAATTTAGGATCGGCGACAATCTAGTCGGATGTGATTCGACATAGATGAACCCAATCCTGGTCATGTTATTGATTTATAGATTGATCAGTGGTATCAGTTTTAGTGCTGATTACAAGTTAAGCGGATTTTTAAAGACACTATCCCTTTCTTAAATTCTTTACCTTTTATAGGGATGTGAAGACAGTCAATACAACAAATAAAGCACATCACAGCGggatcatttttttttcatgagagGGTTTTGGAGTACCTGCACTTTAAAACGCACAATTCTATTATTAAATTTAATTAGTACTTCTTACTGAAAATGGCAGGATGGGTTACagtgaactttattttagtGTCAAGTGAATTTAGTGCTTTGGCACCAAATGGGGACGACTTAccgaaatcaaatcaaacaacttagagcgagtttcaagtgagagtcgtaaaaccaaaaccaaattacatgtaattactgtggccaatcagaaaggacggagacaatcagTAAACCCAATTAAAACTCGAATTAATTGCACATAGCAGAcgtaaagcgcgggaaaatgtgcacgcacgagccacgattggttttggtttcacttgtgattggttgaataagtggcgcgagaattttgaaccaatcaggaGCGAAGCaatgtaaaaccaaagtaattcgctaattactttcgacactcaattgaaaaccgctctatatcaaatcataggtttGGTTTTGGAGGAGAAGAGAAACCGGAATACcggaagaaaaacctcttggaacagagtagagaaccacgTATGGCGCCAAGTTTATGAATCGAACCCAGGCGACAATGGTTCCTTGTTCCCTGCCACTATCCTTTTACTCAAGTAAACATTAGAGATTAAGTCACTGTTTAATGTTGACAACCCAAAAACTGACCGAAAAATAATGTATTTACTATTTGACTCTTTTCCAATGCAGTTCCAGAAAAGGGGATGACATAACGACCTTGGAAGCCATTCGAAATGCAAACGAAAGTTTGCTATTGTCCCGATCTCAAATACAGGCTATCTTACTCTCAAAGTTTCCTTGTTGCCTTTCATCAATGACGTGCAGTTTTGTAGCGTCGATGTTGTGATGTTGCTTGCCAATGTTTTGAAATTGTCCGAAGTTGGTAAGTTTattaatttcctttcctttttcattgCTAGCGTTTCCTATTCTGGATCTCCCTTACCCTGCAGAGGACACCAAGGCAAATGTGACTGTTTTGGATTTAAAAGATGTCTATGAGAAAGGACAAAGTCGACGAAAAGCTAACTCGGAACAGCGATTGTTGAATGCAGATGTTCATCTTACGGCATCTGCACAAAAGCAAATCCAGGTCAGTGTTAACCCTTACGCTCATGTAATTCAACTGAAAGAAAACAGATGGGAGTTGAAAGTTTCTCCGCCGCGCAAAATTACGCACGAAGGCTCCGATTCGAAACTTTGATCTATAGCTACTTGTAGATGTGCTCTCGATGGTTTATACAAATCCCTTGTTTTCAGCACATCTGAATTTTCAATAGAAAGTCACTTCGTCCACATTTCTAATCACAGCTAGCTTTGATTGCAGTCCTTAGACCACACTAAGATATAGGAAGCGGGGAAGACATGGAAAGCAAACATTTTATGCGTGGTTATAGTCAACAGAACCCTAGTCCCAATGCTTCGGCGCaaaatttcaacatttcaaatttcattgTCGCTAATTGGTCCCCACAAGTACCCCCTGGGTCCAGTATGAAATGCCCAAAACTCCAAGGATGATGATCGTGAGAACGAAACCCGGCACTGCCTCATCAAGGCGCTAGTTTCTAAGCAGCAatgaacttttcttttttcttgtttttgcaatttttttggtACCTAAAGGAAAACTTTTATCCGCAGGGTATCTGCGCTTATGTGGAAAGATGCCCAGAGGCCGCCAGAATTCTCCAGGACTTGAACGGTCGTGTTCCTTTAGATGTAGTGTACATCAAAAAAGACCCATTCGAGCCTCACTTTTCAGTCAACCTGGATTCAGTTTACATGTCTCACAAAGGAATCAAAGTGTACGAACTTTCTCGCGTTAAAGGCGAAGAGAGGAACATTTTCCGTTTAATCGTTGTTCTTCATTTCCCGGATGGAACCACGAAAGAATTTACGAGCAAGCAATTTCAGGTGCAGAGCAAAAAGAACCCAAAGACAGGCCTAGGTTTGTGATGCAATAGCCATGCTACCAGCAATGCCATGAAAGGCTTATGTTCTTTTCTGCTGGAATCAAATTACACGCATTTTTACTTATAACcttaaatttcactcgaaatgAATAATCAGTCGGCAAACTTAGAACCTGCCGTCCGGTCAGATTATTCAGTTCTTAGTTGCTTTTCAGTTGTCTAATTTCCCTTTTTAGAGTTTTGTCCTATTACCTAAGCACTTATAAAACTCCACATTCGCTTGACACACATTACGTTACAGACAACTTGTACTTCAGAAATTCCTTTGTCCCTTTTGATCGAAACGTGACTGAAACTTAGTGCCCTTTGAAACGCGCATTAATAATATTTACTTGTTCGCGTTGGCGTAGTTCCAGATTCATCCTTAATCAATGAACGAAGTTAAGAGCTCAATTAAACGTGATTTGAGTGCTATTGTCAAGGACCCAAGAATGTTCCTGTGCATACCACAAATGAAGGATAGACCGGTCAAACCTGTTGTACTTGACAGGTAGACTTGAAAGTATTTGGACATTATGCGTGGCACGTGCGGGGACTGCCGTATTGCTTAAACCAGAAATTTTACGTGCCCTCTCAGAAAAATAATGTCTCTTGTGGAGACATATAATACGTCTCGACAAACTGTTCACTTTAGTACGTCTTCGAAGgcgcactaaactggatagtccattcagacgaattatgcgtcttgtgcAGTCTTTATACTAGACAAATGTAAGAGACGCAGAAAAACGCAGAAAAACTGTTTGCCAAAGTTCGGGCATTAGCTAATACTTCTGTTTCTTGTCTTCTCAGAGGAAGATTGTGGTAGTGATCATGGCTACTGTGGCACGCCAAGTCCACAACACAAACGAAAAAGACCGAAAAGTAAGTTCTAGACTTTCATCCACAATATAGCGATTCAAACATTTCCTGGACCAATCTTTTGCGGTCTTTTAACTATCACGTTTTGTTATTTTAAGTTGAGGGGTCAAGTCCATTGGGTAGCCTCAGCAGTGACCTCAATTGCGACAATAGTAAGTACTTTTGTATTTTTCCTCCTTGCGTAAATGCTCGGACTGGAGGAAGGTGAAATAATCCATGAAAATGAACCAAAGGCTCATCGGCCTCGTCGCGGCTCTATGAAGATTATAGGATGCAAGACTGgccaataatgatgatgatgttgaactGATTTTCATGATTATTGATCTAAGATAATACACTTAATATTAGCATAGATTTTAACTACCATCACTTTAGCTCAAATCTCGTTTGCTTTGTGTTGCTATTTCTCTTCACAGATAGTATGATTCAAACGAAATTTGCGGTGTcagcatattaaaaaaaattatgttgatTTTATCAGGTATTAACGTCTCTGAAGTAATCACGGATCGTCTCGAAGCTAAGTCTGCCTTCGTTCATCAGCTGCAAGTTGACAAACCAATTGTGACACAGAGGGGAGACATTGCATATCACTTTCCACTGAACAAGTCAGCTCACGATGGCGCTCTTGAAGAGGGCGATGTCATCGGGTTTTTCGGAGAACCACACGAGAAAAGCCACATTGAGAAGTTAACGCATTTTAATGCCTCTAGAGCAAAAATGGCAGGTGTTATAAGTAGGTCAGCATATCTGGAGGCCAAGACACCTGCTGAAGATGAAGCTAAAGGTAAATTTGAAGATGTGACTGAAAAAATCTGTTTGTGCAAACCGATGCTTGACATTCAAATTTCGTGTTTCTTGGCTCGTGAAGACAATTAATTCTTCTTTATCGTGTCATGGCCTCATACATTCCTCTTCTGGTCCACACAATCGCTAATGGcttaggcagcgtttacacgaacgtggtttcatttgtaaccgtaTTGTTTTCGATGAGGTTACACCATCTGTTTACACGATACCGACGGAGACAGTTACCGAAACCGTGTGGATTTGCAACCCCctccaaaagtggagcgtttccaaaacgatgcggtttcatctgtcgtgtaaacagcgaaaccgcctCTATTTGAATACGTTTActattttggcgggaaatttgcattgttcaattcaaaatggtgaatttagcacgtagtgcagagttcgcttataccatcacgacttggattttctggcgaaaacagCTACATGTAAACACTTTCAAACCGCATCGCGTTTGACCCGGTgtcgaagtcatgaaaccgtgtcgatgtgaatAAGTTGGTGTAATCCACTCGTCCATTTGCCAGCGTTACACTTAATCCAGTCATACTTGTTAGATAATTACCAACAGAGAACCTAACACAACTCCTCCAACTGATATAGTTTCGGCGTCTCAGTGTTTTCGCATTCCTATTTTCAGCTTCAAGCGATGTAGTATGCGTGATTGGCATGGTCAATGTTAAAGTTCTTGGTCCAGTTAAAAGCGGAGAACGAATATACGCTTCTTTAGAACACCCAGGAATTGCCATTCCTCAGAGCCGAGTGTGCGATGCTTTGTCCAGCGACGTGTTTCTGCTCGGTCAAACGCTTACAGGCAACGAGACAGAACCCACTGAAGTCAAACTGGTGCAGTCTTTTGTCTCGGTCATGTTGAGTATTTCCTCAAGTCATGTGAGTCGTGCTGTTGGGGATCTGCGGGAGCACATGAAAGAGGACTTAAAAACCGAAGTGAAACAGATTAAGAGAAAATGCGTCAGAGGTAACTGCGTTGTTGTCTTTTGACGATATGTGACTATGATTCCAATTGTTGAACATTTTCCAGACGAACAAAACGCGGCAAAGCCTTTTAAAATGGCCggttttatactagagacgcataatccgtccagacgaattatgcgtctctcatgttatccgtctagtgtaaagacgggacgaactatatgagacgcataattcgtcttggacgaacttggggaaacattttttctgcgtctgttaaattcgtctagtataaagacgggcactagacgcataatgcgtctggacgaactttccagtt from Montipora capricornis isolate CH-2021 chromosome 2, ASM3666992v2, whole genome shotgun sequence includes the following:
- the LOC138039047 gene encoding uncharacterized protein, with product MSSVELSGPYENEMLNINGNPITLDDILEDTSFYVNSSLFPMPKDPAFPILDLPYPAEDTKANVTVLDLKDVYEKGQSRRKANSEQRLLNADVHLTASAQKQIQGICAYVERCPEAARILQDLNGRVPLDVVYIKKDPFEPHFSVNLDSVYMSHKGIKVYELSRVKGEERNIFRLIVVLHFPDGTTKEFTSKQFQVQSKKNPKTGLEEDCGSDHGYCGTPSPQHKRKRPKIEGSSPLGSLSSDLNCDNSINVSEVITDRLEAKSAFVHQLQVDKPIVTQRGDIAYHFPLNKSAHDGALEEGDVIGFFGEPHEKSHIEKLTHFNASRAKMAGVISRSAYLEAKTPAEDEAKASSDVVCVIGMVNVKVLGPVKSGERIYASLEHPGIAIPQSRVCDALSSDVFLLGQTLTGNETEPTEVKLVQSFVSVMLSISSSHVSRAVGDLREHMKEDLKTEVKQIKRKCVRGAGRWLLAGLIFAVLLAVLLYQLFAPGSELRYYRCRQGSIEGSEMWFTFTTSDKQIPRVHGIEFTFHKLKKKMDLKLGKINYTDAHYYLNLDRCAYGGIRPVGSPLDGKEMVRGAEIVAVNHNCSIVYYHSEEWTPYSSGRDIICTAHP